A portion of the Edaphobacter bradus genome contains these proteins:
- a CDS encoding ATP-dependent Clp protease ATP-binding subunit, translating to MFERYTEKARRVIFFARYEASQFGSPYIETEHLLLGLLREDKALTNRFLRSHASVESIRKQIEGHTTIREKVSTSVDLPLSNECKRVLAYAAEEAERLSHKHIGTEHLLLGLLREEKCFAAEILQERGLRLPAIREELQRTTQEKAPSTQSKQRGEQSMLAEFSRDLTQSAMDQQLDPLVGRDAEVDRVVQILCRRTKNNPVLIGEPGVGKTAIVEGLAQKIADGEVPSFLADKRVLALDLSLIVAGTKYRGQFEERLKTIMKELMENQNSIVFIDELHTLVGAGSAEGSLDAANILKPALSRGEIQCIGATTPAEYRKSIEKDRSLERRFQAVKVPPPTEEDAVKIIMGIKDKYEKFHAVSYTDDAIQFSVSHSSRYIPDRFLPDKAIDLIDEAGARVKLRQTSLPEELTEVQKRIKFIVHRMENAIANHEFEKARFYSDEERKERENLRALRDKYHLDDSSAGIVTREDIEEVVSRWTGVPITSLKEEETQRLLRVEEELHKRVISQEKAISALARAIRRSRAGLKSPARPIGSFLFLGPTGVGKTEMARTLAQFLFGSEKALIRFDMSEFMEKHSVSKLIGSPPGYVGYEEGGQLTERVKRNPYCVVLLDEIEKAHPDVFNLLLQVFEDGQLTDGLGNTVDFKNTIVIMTSNIGAKHLQKRQGLGFQSEKEDMVMDKMEELVRGEVKRTFNPEFLNRLDEIIIFTSLTDQDLMQILELLVQQLNTNLVHKSITISVTDSAKKWIIEKTASDRTYGARPLRRALQKYIEDPLSEALIGGGIAQRPAFLEVYMENNALFYRPISSDGEEKVAGFALTAV from the coding sequence ATGTTCGAACGCTATACAGAAAAGGCACGGCGGGTAATCTTCTTCGCCCGTTACGAGGCCAGTCAGTTCGGGTCACCTTACATTGAGACGGAACACCTGCTGCTGGGACTGCTTAGGGAGGACAAGGCGCTCACCAACCGCTTCCTGCGGTCGCATGCGTCGGTGGAGTCGATCCGCAAGCAGATTGAAGGGCATACAACGATTCGCGAAAAGGTGTCGACGTCGGTCGATCTACCTCTTTCCAATGAGTGCAAGCGCGTACTGGCCTACGCTGCCGAGGAGGCCGAGCGCCTCTCTCACAAGCACATCGGCACCGAGCATCTTCTGCTGGGCCTGCTGCGCGAGGAGAAGTGCTTTGCCGCTGAGATTCTGCAGGAGCGCGGCCTGAGGCTGCCGGCCATCCGTGAGGAGCTGCAGCGGACGACCCAGGAGAAAGCACCTTCCACGCAGAGCAAACAGCGCGGCGAGCAGAGCATGCTGGCGGAGTTCTCCCGCGATCTCACGCAGTCGGCAATGGACCAGCAGCTCGATCCCCTGGTGGGTCGAGACGCCGAAGTCGATCGCGTGGTCCAGATTCTCTGCCGCAGGACGAAGAACAACCCTGTGCTCATTGGCGAACCTGGCGTCGGCAAGACCGCCATCGTCGAAGGGCTGGCCCAGAAGATCGCCGACGGCGAGGTTCCCAGCTTCCTGGCCGACAAGCGAGTCCTGGCACTCGACCTGTCGCTCATCGTGGCCGGAACGAAATACCGTGGTCAGTTTGAAGAGCGTCTCAAGACCATCATGAAGGAGCTGATGGAGAACCAGAACTCCATCGTCTTTATCGATGAGCTGCACACGCTGGTTGGCGCTGGCTCGGCTGAAGGGTCGCTCGACGCAGCCAACATCCTCAAGCCTGCGCTGAGCCGAGGCGAGATCCAGTGCATCGGCGCCACAACGCCGGCTGAATACAGGAAGTCCATCGAGAAGGACCGTTCGCTTGAGCGCCGCTTCCAGGCAGTCAAGGTTCCTCCGCCGACCGAAGAGGACGCAGTCAAGATCATCATGGGGATCAAGGATAAGTACGAGAAGTTTCACGCCGTCAGCTACACTGACGACGCGATCCAGTTCTCGGTCTCGCACTCCAGCCGCTACATCCCCGACCGCTTCCTGCCCGACAAGGCGATCGACCTCATCGACGAAGCCGGTGCACGCGTCAAGCTGCGCCAGACCTCCCTTCCCGAAGAACTGACCGAGGTTCAGAAGCGCATCAAGTTCATAGTGCATCGCATGGAGAACGCCATCGCGAACCACGAGTTCGAGAAGGCGCGCTTCTACTCCGACGAAGAGCGCAAGGAGCGTGAGAACCTCCGCGCCCTCCGCGACAAATACCATCTTGATGACTCTTCGGCTGGCATCGTGACCCGCGAGGACATCGAGGAGGTCGTCAGCCGCTGGACCGGCGTGCCAATCACGTCCCTCAAAGAAGAAGAGACGCAGCGTCTGCTTCGCGTCGAGGAGGAGCTGCACAAGCGCGTGATTTCGCAGGAAAAGGCGATCTCCGCGCTTGCACGTGCCATCCGGCGATCCCGTGCAGGCCTCAAGAGCCCGGCGCGTCCGATCGGGAGCTTCCTCTTCCTCGGACCCACCGGCGTTGGCAAGACCGAGATGGCGCGCACTCTGGCGCAGTTCCTCTTCGGCAGCGAAAAAGCGCTCATCCGCTTTGACATGTCGGAGTTCATGGAGAAGCACTCGGTCAGCAAGCTCATCGGCTCGCCTCCGGGCTACGTTGGCTACGAAGAGGGTGGTCAGCTCACCGAACGCGTCAAGCGCAACCCATACTGTGTCGTGTTGCTCGACGAGATCGAAAAGGCCCACCCCGACGTCTTCAACCTGCTCTTGCAGGTCTTTGAGGATGGTCAACTGACCGACGGCCTTGGAAACACGGTTGACTTCAAGAACACCATCGTCATCATGACCTCGAACATCGGGGCCAAGCACCTGCAGAAGCGCCAGGGGCTCGGCTTCCAGAGCGAGAAAGAAGACATGGTGATGGACAAGATGGAGGAACTCGTAAGGGGTGAGGTCAAGCGCACCTTCAACCCTGAGTTCTTGAACCGTCTCGACGAGATCATCATCTTCACCTCGCTCACCGACCAGGACCTGATGCAGATCCTCGAACTGCTCGTGCAGCAGCTCAACACCAACCTCGTGCACAAGTCGATCACAATCTCGGTGACCGACAGCGCGAAGAAGTGGATCATCGAAAAGACTGCCTCAGACCGTACCTATGGGGCTCGTCCGCTGCGCCGTGCTCTGCAGAAGTACATCGAAGATCCGCTCTCCGAGGCACTCATCGGCGGCGGCATCGCACAACGGCCGGCGTTTCTGGAGGTCTACATGGAGAACAATGCCTTGTTCTATCGGCCGATTTCCTCCGATGGCGAAGAGAAGGTTGCCGGCTTTGCTCTGACAGCCGTGTAA
- a CDS encoding YtxH domain-containing protein, producing the protein MSAKNCWLAFGIGVAAGAAMALLYAPQSGAKTRRRLRRGVEDAGDYLESAGDYLKEQAERFSEEAQKALDRTRSQAESVVGKASDVVSGAVKSAQSLV; encoded by the coding sequence ATGAGTGCAAAGAATTGTTGGCTCGCCTTTGGTATCGGAGTTGCCGCCGGAGCGGCGATGGCTCTGCTTTACGCCCCACAGAGCGGGGCAAAGACCCGCAGACGGCTGCGCCGGGGTGTCGAGGATGCAGGCGACTACCTTGAGAGCGCAGGCGACTACCTGAAAGAGCAGGCAGAGCGCTTCAGCGAAGAGGCCCAGAAGGCGCTGGACCGCACGCGGAGTCAAGCTGAGTCCGTTGTCGGCAAGGCGAGCGACGTTGTCTCGGGGGCCGTGAAGTCGGCGCAGTCATTGGTGTAG
- a CDS encoding ligand-binding sensor domain-containing protein, giving the protein MMRPRFVTGLIVAASLLSEMAYAQGTKLWSVERYEQMEKGSTDGVAIRSDGRLEAGPAEALLYDTGKSYVWSLTSDAAGNGYLGLGGSTAASALVMRVTPDGKASKLFDSKELAVQSLLVAPDGSLLAATSPDGKVYRIPASGGAATVLFDPATTEEKPKYLWDLAVDKAGEVYVAVGAPAVVYRVPAGGGKAEVFFKTADQHIRCLLMGQDGTMWVGSDGAGVIYRIDTKAEGAKPFAAYAAPRKEITALAIDATGNVYASGVGSRGATPLPPLPVTGTVGVTVTFVQPGSSTAAGTNSLVPDGSEIYRIAPDGTPQKLVTLKDDVVYALATRNGSLFASTGNRGRIYRIDPAMPGQFSDVAHLEASQGMAFATGKDGLLVATSNGGKVFRLADESSRNATYTSEVFDAQGFSRWGRVEVRAGAPGAYDLYVRSGNVESPQMGWSEWSRISPNGAVSAPPGRFVQWKAVLRTGGSVDSVAMNYLPKNVAPVVDEIIVQAGARVAAGGGLPPTTTVQIAFPAATTPAVTFQPDANATPLTAQKDKTAVTARWQAHDDNGDEMIFAVWYRGVGESNWRLLKDKITDKFLSFDASLLPDGSYELKVVASDSPVHTDSDALSGDRVSEVFVVDTTPPVPGALSATMTAGKIHATLEARDATSPIAHAEYSVDAGPWQYLEPVGKVSDSLTERYDFTVDVPPAVAPVADAREHVLAVRVYDRYDNMAAVKAIVR; this is encoded by the coding sequence ATGATGCGACCGAGATTCGTGACTGGGCTGATTGTGGCGGCTTCCCTACTGTCTGAGATGGCATACGCGCAGGGAACAAAACTGTGGAGCGTCGAGCGTTACGAGCAGATGGAGAAGGGCTCCACCGATGGAGTGGCCATCAGGAGCGATGGACGGCTGGAAGCGGGACCGGCTGAGGCATTGCTCTACGACACGGGCAAGAGCTATGTGTGGTCTCTGACGAGCGACGCCGCCGGCAATGGCTATCTGGGGCTGGGCGGAAGCACAGCGGCCTCTGCCCTGGTGATGCGAGTCACGCCTGACGGAAAGGCTTCGAAGCTTTTTGACAGCAAAGAGCTTGCCGTCCAGTCCTTGCTCGTAGCGCCTGACGGATCCTTGCTGGCAGCCACATCCCCGGACGGAAAGGTCTATCGGATTCCCGCGAGCGGTGGAGCGGCAACGGTACTCTTTGACCCTGCGACGACCGAGGAGAAGCCGAAGTATCTCTGGGACCTGGCCGTCGACAAGGCCGGCGAGGTCTACGTCGCGGTCGGAGCCCCCGCAGTGGTCTACCGGGTTCCTGCCGGAGGAGGCAAGGCCGAGGTCTTCTTCAAGACGGCAGATCAGCATATTCGCTGCCTGCTGATGGGGCAGGACGGAACCATGTGGGTGGGCAGCGACGGCGCTGGAGTTATCTACCGGATCGATACGAAGGCAGAGGGGGCAAAACCGTTCGCCGCCTACGCGGCTCCGCGAAAGGAGATTACTGCTCTTGCGATCGATGCTACGGGGAACGTGTACGCCTCAGGGGTGGGCTCCCGCGGAGCAACTCCCCTTCCGCCGTTGCCTGTAACGGGCACCGTCGGGGTGACGGTGACTTTTGTGCAACCGGGATCATCAACGGCGGCCGGAACGAACTCTCTGGTGCCTGACGGAAGCGAGATCTACCGGATTGCACCGGATGGAACTCCGCAAAAGCTGGTGACGCTGAAGGACGATGTCGTCTATGCACTCGCGACCCGCAATGGCAGCCTGTTTGCCTCAACTGGAAACCGGGGACGAATCTACAGGATTGACCCTGCGATGCCCGGGCAGTTCTCAGATGTAGCCCACCTTGAGGCGTCCCAGGGTATGGCGTTTGCGACTGGGAAGGACGGGCTTCTGGTGGCGACGAGCAATGGTGGCAAGGTCTTCCGGTTGGCGGACGAGTCATCCAGGAATGCGACCTATACCAGCGAGGTGTTTGATGCACAGGGCTTCTCGCGGTGGGGGCGTGTTGAAGTCCGCGCGGGAGCGCCTGGAGCCTACGATCTCTACGTGCGCAGCGGAAACGTGGAGAGCCCACAGATGGGCTGGAGCGAGTGGTCACGCATCTCTCCGAACGGAGCGGTTTCAGCACCTCCGGGAAGATTTGTGCAGTGGAAGGCAGTGCTGCGAACCGGCGGCTCCGTCGATTCGGTCGCGATGAACTACCTGCCGAAGAACGTCGCCCCTGTCGTGGACGAGATCATAGTGCAGGCAGGCGCGCGAGTTGCTGCAGGTGGCGGTCTGCCGCCGACCACAACGGTACAGATCGCGTTCCCTGCAGCGACCACGCCGGCAGTAACCTTTCAGCCGGACGCGAATGCGACTCCATTGACCGCTCAGAAGGACAAGACAGCAGTGACGGCGCGCTGGCAGGCGCACGACGACAACGGCGACGAGATGATATTCGCCGTCTGGTATCGCGGCGTAGGCGAGTCGAACTGGAGATTATTGAAAGACAAGATCACGGACAAATTTCTCAGCTTCGATGCCTCCCTGCTGCCGGATGGGAGCTACGAGCTGAAGGTCGTTGCGAGCGACTCACCGGTGCACACCGACTCCGACGCGTTATCAGGCGACCGGGTTAGCGAGGTGTTTGTGGTCGATACAACACCTCCGGTTCCCGGAGCCTTGAGTGCGACGATGACGGCTGGAAAGATTCACGCCACGCTTGAGGCTCGGGACGCTACCTCGCCCATTGCTCACGCGGAGTACAGCGTCGATGCTGGCCCGTGGCAGTACCTTGAGCCCGTCGGCAAAGTATCGGATTCGCTGACTGAGCGATACGACTTCACAGTGGATGTCCCTCCTGCAGTCGCCCCGGTCGCTGACGCAAGAGAACATGTCCTGGCGGTCAGGGTCTACGACCGGTACGACAACATGGCTGCGGTGAAGGCGATAGTGCGTTGA
- a CDS encoding ABC transporter permease — protein MRFELFIATRYLRAKRRQAVVGVITAISVIGVAAGVASLIIALAITNGMRRDLQDRLVGSTAHVDLMRVAADGIRDWRPLLDRLRKVPHVTAAAPGLYGQVLVSRGARSGGALIKGVIPEEERTVSDLLQAVKGGSSAALEPAAVGTKLLPMSTHEDHPQGGQAFQPMPPIVIGSDLAETLGASVGDTVLVTSPQGELTPMGLIPRYQRCDVVAIFKSGFYQYDSSYTFMRLADAQRLFSEPDLISVISFKVDDLYHADRVGRAIEAEAGKGFQTTNWMEQNRELFRALKLEQIVTFIVLALIVCVAALNILIALTMMVMEKTRDIAVLMSFGVREEQVRRIFLLQGLLISVIGTVLGLVLGYTLSWVGGHYRFIHLDAAVYSIDYLPFAPRVWDAVIVAAVSLGVSLIATLYPSGSAAKVLPAEALRYE, from the coding sequence ATGCGATTCGAACTCTTCATTGCAACGCGTTACCTGAGAGCCAAGCGACGGCAGGCAGTGGTGGGGGTCATCACAGCGATCAGCGTCATTGGCGTGGCGGCAGGTGTGGCCTCCCTGATCATTGCCCTCGCAATCACTAACGGGATGCGGCGCGACCTTCAGGATAGGCTGGTCGGGTCAACCGCACATGTTGATCTGATGCGTGTGGCTGCCGATGGAATACGCGACTGGAGGCCGCTGCTCGATCGGCTGCGGAAGGTTCCGCACGTGACGGCTGCGGCTCCCGGTCTCTACGGGCAGGTTCTGGTCTCACGCGGCGCGCGCAGTGGTGGAGCGCTGATCAAGGGAGTGATTCCCGAAGAAGAGCGCACGGTGAGCGACTTGCTGCAGGCAGTCAAGGGTGGCTCCTCAGCGGCTCTTGAGCCCGCGGCTGTGGGGACGAAGCTGCTGCCAATGTCTACCCACGAAGACCACCCTCAGGGTGGGCAGGCTTTTCAGCCGATGCCCCCCATCGTCATCGGTAGCGATCTTGCGGAGACCCTTGGCGCAAGTGTCGGTGACACTGTGCTGGTCACAAGTCCTCAGGGAGAGCTGACCCCGATGGGCTTGATCCCTCGCTATCAAAGGTGCGATGTCGTGGCCATCTTCAAGTCGGGCTTCTACCAGTACGACTCAAGCTACACGTTCATGCGGCTGGCTGACGCGCAGCGACTGTTCAGCGAGCCCGATCTGATCTCGGTGATCAGCTTCAAGGTCGATGACCTGTACCACGCCGATAGAGTGGGACGTGCAATCGAGGCCGAAGCCGGCAAGGGCTTTCAGACAACGAACTGGATGGAGCAGAACCGAGAGCTCTTCCGCGCCCTGAAGCTGGAGCAAATTGTGACCTTCATCGTCCTGGCCCTGATCGTCTGCGTCGCGGCGCTTAATATCCTGATCGCCCTGACCATGATGGTGATGGAAAAGACGCGCGACATCGCTGTGCTGATGAGCTTCGGCGTGCGTGAGGAACAGGTGCGCAGAATCTTTCTGCTCCAGGGGTTGCTGATCAGCGTGATCGGAACCGTGCTGGGGCTGGTCCTCGGCTACACACTGAGCTGGGTGGGTGGGCACTATCGCTTTATCCATCTGGACGCTGCGGTCTATTCCATCGACTATCTGCCTTTTGCGCCGCGAGTGTGGGATGCGGTGATTGTGGCTGCTGTGTCGTTAGGCGTTAGCTTGATCGCTACGCTGTACCCGAGCGGATCGGCTGCGAAGGTCCTGCCGGCGGAGGCGCTGCGCTATGAATAG
- a CDS encoding uracil-DNA glycosylase has translation MKRSNLLPPVLQKARSSIISCERCPRLREYCKGIGEKKRRAYQDQTYWARPVPGFGDPRASVLILGLAPGAHGANRTGRPFTGDGSGYFMYPVLHEVGFANQPEGVSRDDGLKLRHAWIASVVRCAPPGDKPTPQEIRNCAGHLAREIKALSRIRVVVCLGKIAFDGYMAHLLETGVIAKKSDYRFVHGAHYELPDGVHLLASYHPSLRNTNTGRLDAAMFTRIFVRARELAGLSD, from the coding sequence GTGAAACGTTCAAATCTGCTTCCTCCCGTCCTTCAGAAAGCCCGCTCTTCGATCATCTCGTGCGAACGATGTCCGCGACTCCGAGAGTATTGCAAGGGGATCGGCGAGAAGAAGAGGCGGGCCTATCAGGACCAGACCTACTGGGCGCGGCCTGTGCCGGGGTTCGGCGACCCGCGAGCGAGCGTCCTGATCCTGGGACTGGCGCCCGGAGCACACGGCGCAAACCGGACGGGTCGGCCGTTTACCGGGGATGGCTCCGGCTACTTCATGTACCCGGTACTCCACGAGGTGGGCTTTGCCAATCAGCCTGAGGGCGTCTCGCGCGATGATGGGCTGAAGCTGCGGCATGCATGGATTGCGTCCGTTGTTCGGTGCGCTCCGCCGGGAGACAAGCCGACGCCGCAGGAGATCCGCAACTGCGCTGGCCATCTTGCGAGAGAAATCAAGGCACTGAGCCGCATCCGCGTGGTCGTATGCCTTGGGAAGATCGCCTTCGATGGATATATGGCGCATCTGCTGGAGACCGGAGTAATTGCGAAGAAGTCTGACTACAGATTTGTCCACGGAGCGCATTATGAGTTGCCGGATGGCGTTCATCTGCTCGCCAGCTACCATCCTTCTCTCCGCAACACCAACACGGGACGCCTGGATGCTGCGATGTTCACCCGGATCTTTGTACGGGCAAGGGAATTGGCGGGGCTTTCGGACTAG
- a CDS encoding NAD(P)-dependent alcohol dehydrogenase translates to MSEIRGLAVHAAGAQLLPYKFDPRELQTNEVEIKISHCGVCHSDIHLIDNDWGLSKYPFIPGHEIVGAIVAVGSGVRDRKIGERVGVGWQADSCGICEWCRQGDEHLCAQTQPTCVGRNGGSADNIRVNSRFAIPVPDVLESENVAPLLCGGITVYSPLRNHGVRPSSRVGVIGIGGLGHFGIQFARAFGAEVTAFSTSKDKEDEAKRLGAHNFVNTRDTGALKKVAGSLDFLLSTVGADQDWQGYVNALRPKGVLCVVGVPPSGINIQAFPLILGQKAVSGSNTGSPRDLHEMLDVVARHGIKAVTERFAMAKANDAVARVKKNQVRYRVVLAN, encoded by the coding sequence ATGAGTGAGATTCGTGGATTGGCTGTGCATGCGGCCGGTGCGCAGTTGTTGCCGTATAAGTTCGATCCGAGAGAGTTGCAGACGAACGAGGTCGAGATCAAGATCTCGCACTGCGGGGTTTGCCACAGCGATATTCACCTGATCGATAACGACTGGGGTCTAAGCAAGTACCCGTTCATTCCGGGGCATGAGATCGTCGGCGCCATAGTTGCCGTTGGCTCCGGTGTGCGTGACCGCAAGATCGGCGAACGAGTTGGCGTGGGCTGGCAGGCCGACAGCTGCGGCATCTGCGAGTGGTGCCGTCAAGGCGATGAGCACCTGTGCGCTCAAACGCAACCTACTTGCGTCGGGCGAAACGGTGGGTCCGCGGACAATATCCGCGTGAACTCGCGGTTCGCGATTCCCGTTCCGGATGTGCTTGAGAGCGAAAACGTCGCTCCGCTGCTGTGCGGAGGCATCACGGTGTACAGCCCGCTGCGCAATCACGGAGTGCGGCCCTCATCGCGCGTAGGCGTTATCGGAATCGGCGGCCTTGGACACTTTGGTATTCAGTTCGCCAGGGCATTCGGCGCCGAGGTAACGGCGTTCTCTACCTCAAAGGACAAGGAAGACGAGGCGAAAAGGCTGGGAGCGCACAACTTCGTGAATACGAGAGATACGGGCGCTCTGAAGAAAGTGGCGGGGTCGTTGGACTTTCTGCTGTCGACTGTGGGCGCGGATCAGGACTGGCAGGGGTATGTCAACGCTCTGCGGCCGAAGGGGGTGCTGTGCGTGGTGGGCGTGCCGCCTTCGGGGATCAATATTCAGGCGTTTCCGCTGATTTTGGGGCAGAAGGCCGTCTCAGGCAGTAACACCGGAAGCCCTCGGGACCTCCACGAGATGCTCGACGTCGTCGCGCGGCACGGCATCAAGGCAGTCACGGAACGATTCGCAATGGCAAAGGCAAACGATGCCGTTGCGAGGGTCAAGAAGAACCAGGTGCGCTACCGGGTGGTGCTGGCAAACTAG
- a CDS encoding aldose epimerase family protein, with protein MYAALVKRWFLQLPDRVWRATLMRSGLVTVLLLALVLLVLTLGWRAHQHGRFAVLKAELKRPAPPPPMPSFRPGGQDPIILERTQVEAGTAPEFLKATLLPGRGMDLLQITAYLPEKGEVQLLASPSLERATKMLNDPAAAVNSGSLSLGGPFEAPWAGLIRGSIGPDGETMNVSWQGHTVNLPAGRHNVGAATAAGGLLLGQAASRANTNVMPDGGEAQGVFAAGDFDGHWLSQTEVTTTVQLDSRAMEMKIVARNTGDQPEPIGLGWRPQFAILGNRASVRLRLPSDVRTEVKDRKSGLPTGKLLTATRGEYDFTQPNGAPLGSLGLDETFVHLRQGLLENGPTVEVRDPENHYGLRITTLTSTIKALQVYAPADKSFISISPQFNYDDPFGREWPADEDTGMVTLAPGQSATWRIRLEIFPLTAVDRSHL; from the coding sequence ATGTATGCCGCTCTCGTGAAGCGGTGGTTTCTCCAATTGCCAGACAGGGTTTGGCGCGCAACCCTTATGCGCTCCGGGCTTGTGACTGTCCTGCTATTGGCGCTTGTCCTGTTGGTACTAACGCTCGGTTGGCGCGCACACCAGCATGGCCGCTTTGCAGTGTTGAAGGCCGAGCTGAAGAGGCCTGCTCCGCCTCCACCCATGCCATCTTTTCGCCCTGGTGGCCAGGACCCCATCATTCTCGAGCGCACGCAGGTCGAAGCTGGCACCGCGCCTGAGTTTCTGAAGGCCACGCTGCTGCCTGGTCGAGGAATGGATCTGCTACAGATCACGGCCTATCTCCCTGAGAAGGGTGAAGTTCAACTCCTCGCATCCCCTTCCCTGGAGAGGGCCACGAAGATGTTGAACGATCCAGCCGCCGCGGTGAACTCAGGCAGCCTCTCCCTGGGCGGTCCGTTTGAAGCTCCCTGGGCGGGCCTGATCCGCGGAAGCATAGGGCCGGACGGCGAGACCATGAATGTCTCATGGCAAGGTCACACGGTGAACCTTCCAGCTGGCCGGCACAACGTCGGAGCAGCGACAGCGGCTGGGGGGCTTCTGCTGGGGCAGGCCGCGAGCCGGGCCAATACCAATGTGATGCCAGACGGCGGCGAGGCGCAGGGTGTCTTCGCCGCAGGTGACTTTGATGGCCATTGGCTCTCTCAAACTGAGGTCACGACGACCGTGCAGTTGGATAGCCGGGCCATGGAGATGAAGATCGTCGCTCGCAACACTGGCGACCAACCGGAGCCCATCGGGCTGGGCTGGCGGCCTCAGTTCGCGATCCTGGGCAATCGCGCTTCGGTGAGGCTGCGCTTGCCAAGCGACGTGCGCACTGAGGTGAAGGACCGCAAGTCCGGCCTGCCGACCGGAAAGCTGCTGACCGCAACGCGCGGAGAGTACGACTTCACCCAACCCAACGGCGCGCCGCTCGGCAGCCTTGGCCTGGATGAGACCTTCGTGCATCTCCGGCAGGGATTGCTCGAGAACGGGCCGACCGTGGAAGTGCGCGATCCGGAGAACCACTACGGATTGCGCATCACCACACTCACCTCAACCATCAAGGCATTGCAGGTCTACGCCCCGGCAGACAAGAGCTTTATCTCCATCTCCCCGCAGTTCAACTACGACGATCCCTTTGGCCGGGAGTGGCCCGCGGATGAGGACACAGGCATGGTCACTCTGGCCCCCGGCCAGTCCGCCACGTGGCGCATCCGGCTTGAAATTTTTCCTCTCACAGCAGTGGACAGGTCACACCTCTAG
- a CDS encoding ABC transporter ATP-binding protein has protein sequence MTTARTVVLRAEGLTKVYPAVPGSEKGGLELFRGLNLTIYTGEMVAIVGESGAGKSTLLHLLAALDKPSAGEVWCGGERLSSFTRKQAADFRNRDVGYVWQFHYLLPEFTALENVAMPLLARGMKKSSAIDRAQYWLGEVGLGQRAKHRSGELSGGEQQRVSLARALVTEPKILLADEPTGDLDSKTAEAVFELIRGLHQAHGLTSVIVTHNLDFAGRCGRILRLREGRLA, from the coding sequence ATGACGACGGCGCGGACGGTCGTACTGCGTGCGGAGGGTTTGACCAAGGTCTACCCGGCTGTGCCCGGTTCGGAGAAAGGCGGGCTTGAGCTCTTTCGTGGACTCAATCTCACGATATACACAGGCGAGATGGTCGCGATCGTCGGAGAGAGCGGCGCGGGCAAGAGCACGCTGCTGCACCTGCTTGCCGCGCTTGACAAGCCCTCAGCCGGCGAGGTCTGGTGCGGTGGCGAACGGCTGAGTTCCTTCACCCGGAAGCAGGCAGCCGACTTTCGCAACCGGGATGTTGGATATGTCTGGCAGTTCCACTACCTGCTGCCGGAGTTCACCGCACTCGAAAACGTCGCTATGCCGTTGCTGGCCAGGGGGATGAAGAAGTCCTCTGCCATTGACCGTGCTCAGTATTGGCTGGGGGAAGTCGGTCTTGGCCAGCGAGCAAAGCACAGGTCCGGCGAGCTGAGCGGAGGGGAGCAGCAGCGCGTATCTCTCGCCAGAGCCTTGGTTACCGAACCGAAGATACTGCTGGCGGACGAGCCTACGGGGGACCTGGATTCGAAGACGGCTGAAGCAGTCTTCGAATTAATCCGGGGCCTGCATCAGGCTCACGGACTCACAAGCGTCATTGTCACGCATAATCTTGACTTTGCAGGGCGTTGCGGGAGAATTTTGCGCCTCCGCGAGGGGCGCTTGGCCTGA